In Panulirus ornatus isolate Po-2019 chromosome 2, ASM3632096v1, whole genome shotgun sequence, the DNA window CTGATTCTAAtgtaaaattaaaaatgggaaGGAGTTTCTCTTCAATCTTAATTGTCAAAATATTCATGCCGAAAATTTAGTGAGAATGGAAGAGCGTTTGTAGATTATTCAACTCACTGTTTAGAGTGAATGACTTGGAAGAACATGTTAAAACAGTATCTTACCAGATGGGTTTGATGAATTTCAAAATTATCAATAAAGTTCATGTAGTCTCAAGAAGGTTGGTAAGCACAAATATGAGACAGatttcctaataattatggtaGCCCCACTCTATAGTTATTTCCATTGAAATATGAAGTATTTATAACTTTTTTATggcaaatgacagaaaatgtcAAAATCACAAAAGCAGGGTTACCAGAGTGAGGCCAGACctatgggcatttctcaaaagtGGTGAGAAACGTTTTTGCAATGTATGCTTTtagcaacataaaaaaaaattcatcatacTACATAACCTGagggcatgtatgaatatgtgaggCAGTACAGTATGTACCTATTTATACCCCAAGATAACAGAAGTGGCATTACAGACATAGATATTTCTATCACTTACATCTTTTTGAATAATGATGGGAATTtatataccaattttttttttttttttttttttttttttttttttatactttgtcgctgtctcccgcgtttgcgaggtagcgcaaggaaacagacgaaagaaatggcccaacccccccccccatacacatgtacatacacacgtccacacacgcaaatatacatacctacacagctttccatggtttaccccagacgcttcacatgccttgcttcaatccactgacagcacgtcaacccctgtataccacatgactccaattcactctatttcttgccctcctttcaccctcctgcatgttcaggccccgatcacacaaaatctttttcactccatctttccacctccaatttggtctccctcttctcctcgttcccaccacctccgacacatatatcctcttggtcaatctctcctcactcattctctccatgtgcccaaaccatttcaaaacaccctcttctgctctctcaaccatgctctttttatttccacacatctctcttacccttacgttacttactcgatcaaaccacctcacaccacacattgtcctcaaacatctcatttccagcacatccatcctcctgcgcacatctctatccatagcccacgcctcgcaaccatacaacattgttggaaccactattccctcaaacatacccatttttgctttccgagatagtgttctcgacttccacacatttttcaaggctcccaaaattttcgccccctcccccaccctatgatccacttccgcttccatggttccatccgctgacagatccactcccagatatctaaaacacttcacttcctccagtttttctccattcaaactcacctcccaattgacttgaccctcacccctactgtacctaataaccttgctcttattcacatttactctcaactttcttcttccacacactttaccaaactcagtcaccagcttctgcagtttctcacatgaatcagccaccagcgctgtatcatcagcgaacaacaactgactcacttcccaagctctctcatccccaacagacttcatacttgcccctctttccaggactcttgcatttacctcccttacaaccccatccataaacaaattaaacaaccatggagacatcacacacccctgccgcaaacctacattcactgagaaccaatcactttcctctcttcctacacgtacacatgccttacatcctcgataaaaacttttcactgcttctaacaacttgcctcccacaccatatattcttaataccttccacagagcatctctatcaactctatcatatgccttctccagatccataaatgctacatacaaatccatttgcttttctaagtatttctcacatttctcATATACCAATGTGCCACTAATATAAACCACTCTGCTATCCAGTGCAATGATCTTTAACTCTAATCAATAAATGAATCAAATCTTACATTGGCATTGTACTAAAAATGGTTGATGTGAAGGCTGAGTTCAACAGTGATTAACAAAGTCACTTTAATATGATTTAATCCTGTCCTTTCTTTCATTATTACTCTAGTAACAGTATTTCAGCAAACCTTTACATCCACGCTGGCTGAATTTTGACCATCTGGGATTAAATAATTCAAAAGTTTTGAACTTTACAAATTCATAGACACATAACTACAAATGGGCACACTAGAAACATAAATAAAGAGGAACTGATATTGAGAACATGGTAAAGAACCCAAAGGTGGGAGGTAATATGGTAAAAGATTGTAACAAAAACTGCACAGCTAGAATGGCACATAATTATTTCCCATTAATTTCTTACTACTTTCTAAATAATGTCAGTGTATTAAATATTCTATAAAGTTTATGAAGGCCTAGTGCAGAAAGAGACACTATCACACAAAGGAAAATATGTTTGAGTAAGAATTTGAGAAGTTTTTGTGGTTAAAGGTCACAAAAAGGGGCTTCTctattatataaaggcaaaccTTTCTTTGATAAAGGCCTTTCATCATATaattatgtttttatttttctaatggACAACCAGCACTTCACAATATGACCAAAAAATGTACACTCTTTAGATAACATTTTTCCTCTGGCTTTTCAGCTAAAAAGCTAAAAatcatgaaataaaagaatatacacTTTATTTTTAAACACTTACCCACCCCTCTTGGAGCTCTACAATATtgaaattattgtcattactatgcTATCAATTTTTGATAACTTTCCTCACCAAATCCATGTAAGTATATATAACCAAAATACAGTATTTAGAATGTTTTACCAGTTCTCAAACTGATCAACCCTACGTTTCGTATTTCCTTTGCGAACTTCCCGTAGTGTTCTGTACTTGGTCTTACCTTCATTACTATTCTTGTTATGAATCTTGTCTAAGGTACTCATTCCTTCTGGCTTTTGATCCAATAACAAGGACAGCTTCACTTCCTGCATGCAAGAAATATAATGCAAACTGATACATACAGAAAACTATAACACATTACAGTTATTTGTTTTTGAAACATTAATGGTTTATGAATAGAAGGGGTATGAACTGTTCATCATTATGTGTGACTCTGGAAACAAAAAACAGAAGCAACTGGAAAATGAATACCATCTCACCACTATTCAAGACAAATTAAGCAAAAGAAAATACTTACAACCACCTTTAGTTTCTTCTTGCACCTGATACCATTCATTTCACAAATATACATTTGTCAGTCTTTCTGAAGTTATTTTTCCAAGTATCCATATTGAAGTTGGACACAGTCTTTCCATTATCATTTACTATCTTCAATCATCCTTCACCCAATTCACATCTTTGAACTTCTCTTTTTACTTGGTATACTTTCCTGAGGCTCCACCTTTCTAAAAACTAACCATATCTCTACATTTAATCTTGTTTACCTAATGTTCACCACACATACTAGgtgttacaccacaagtgaaaagtcacctttggtgaggatgtatcattatcatctggTACATTACGCTGTATCCTTATTATAATGAAATTAATTTCCATGGGGATGGATCAGATGCAAATAACCTTATTGTCTGAGGGGTACATGTACCTTTTTGGTGAATAAACGCTAGAATTAGGGTCACCATCACTTACCCCACAGGATGACAAAATTGCAGGGATATCTAATTTCCGTGGGTACATTTCCAGTTGGTTATCTCCACGTGGAAACCTTTAAAAACTTTTCCAATATTCTCCTCTCTTGCTCCATGGATTTTCACCCGATAACAACTTAAACTGCATCACAACTTGCAACCAAAGGAACAATATCTGATTCAATTTGACCACAGCAGAACTCTGTAACCACTGTACTCATTGCCTCACTTTATATAACTGATTTTGTTTAAATCCTATAATTCTTATCCTTTTCTCCTATTCAATACCTATTTACTTTTCAAGCTCATTTGTTACTGACATTACCAGAGATGTTTATTCAACTGTTACATTCTTAATATATTgtagatgtatgaaaaaaattaaagtgcattattacctatttgtgcatATAGCATGTTAGTTTTTCATTTATGGACCTCATCTGTTACCAATGATCTTTCTGTGGAGAATTGCCACAAGGTTGCCTTTGATGAGTGCAACCCAATTATAATTTTCTGGGCACTATATGTATTTGGCTGAAGACATGAACAAATTGTTTGACTTCATAAGAGTGATGTTTTATAATGAGGAACACATCAGACACTCACAGTTTATGAGAAAATTTGGCACTTatagaaaaaattatatgaaactCTAATCAAGTTTTATGCAACTTTCAAATTATATTTAGAATTCTCCAGTTAGGCTGTCATTTGATCTGAACCCACGTGAAGAATAATAAATACTCCAAATTTTTCAAATACAGGATCACTAATTTATGAAACACCAAATCAAGGGGATCCTACAGCTAACTGTACCTCTATAAGCAATGAAAATTTTCTGAAAACAAAGTCACATCAACTGGTTAAATTTGTGGACTAAATGTAAACGGTTCACAAGACTACATTTACTTTTGACTCAGTTTTGTTGAGCAACTCTTGATCACAAACTTATCTAAGCTGATCATTTTTATTTATAGTCCTTGGATCCTACCATGGCCACAGAAAAGCTGTGCTGATATTTCTTGAAAGGCTCTGATTACTTCTCAAATTAAACTGAAAAAATCAGGTTAAGAATCATCTAGTGAGGTACAAATTCCCTTAGTGTGCTTCTTCATGATCACTGATTACAACCTGGGGTACCTAGGTTGAAATACATCaaaataaacaaagcatttgGATGTGTTTTTTTAATGCACATCTAGCAATCTGTTTGAGAACAATacatcatgcccatgatgcataAACAAGTGGCTACATCAGTAACATTAACATTACTCTAGATGTGGCATAATCTGTTCTTTTTCTATCCAGCTTCATTGCATTCTGTGGTTGTGTTTGTATATAATGACAAAATTTTGTTATATACAACATCTAAAAATTCCTTAATCTTTCCAAATTGTTGATTTGTTTTCTTTTGATTACTGGACCCTTTCCTAAAATACCCTGATAAAACACTGTGATCATTAAGCCAATTGTCAATGTTTCACAAATTTTCTCTCACATTATGGATATTAATCATGATGATTTTTACATTTGTCATGATGAATTTTTAAGATATGTATAAAAGTACTGTCTCAACAAATGATGCAGTACATCAAGCAAGAATGGTTACTTAGAGTGAACCCTAACACTGCTTATTGTTTCTATCAACCAGGACCTAATTTGGTCTCAATCAAAGAAAACTGTGCATAACTTAATGGAAAGAGTGAAATTAAAACACAAATGCATTAATAACATTCTTACCTCAAGTAATTTCATTCTCCTAATAGCAGAAAAGTCTTCCCGGGTTGATTCCTGTGGTTCAGAATCCATGCTGACTTCTTCTAAGGCATGGGATGCAGCACTGGGGGTTGCACTTCTTGAAGTACTGTTGCTTGAAGAACTCTTATCCCTTCCATCAAACCCATTGTATGAACTTTGCTGTATTGTAGCTTCTACCCTCCTgacttctctttccttttcatcttcactttcagaggaggaggaggaggaagactgtctAGATACTCTGGGTGCAGTAGAGGCACTGAGAAGGGCCAATGTTGCTTCCTCCTCTTTACGCCGTGCTTCTTCAACCTCTGCCTATACAGAAACAATATCAATCTTTAAAAACCCTTTTACATATATCACTTTCCCAATATCACATCTCAATGAACATATCTCATCTGAAAGTATCTAGTTCAAACTTCAGGCTGCATCATGTTACTTGGTTATAGATATCTTGTGTTCACAAAAAGATAAAGTAAAAAGGTTTCAGTTTACCTTCCTCAAACCCACTGCAAATATGAGAGGATATGCCCATGTGTGTCTTGTGCTTTTGGGAACAGAACAAAGAAAGTCGTGTGGTACTGTAATATACACGATAACAAGACCCATTAACAAAGAGATGAACTATGAAAGGACTTCATAACATAGTCAATCAGGAAATAAACATATTGCACTACACACTGTGAGTAGGTCAGACAATGTTTATGACCAGCATCTGGGACAGAAAACCTAATGCAACATGACATAGGTTTGTATGCCCTGCAATCTATAATGACTTCTTGCTTACTCGTTGCCTTTGTCATTTTGTTTGTgagaagagaaaaaatgcaatgttAGTATAGGTACGAATACTGAATTCACAGAccactctttcctctctccaGCTTCATCTTCCTTACATAGATTTTGTTTATGAATTAAAAATGTTAAGGCTTGAACAATTTCAATCCCCTTCTAATGGAAGTACAGTAAATCCTTGACTTAATGGACCCTGACATAATGAAATTAACAGATCTAATGGACTGATATAACGGACTGAatttaactctcatttgtcctctttttcaacccctgcatcttcctcttgatctcctgcctttttctctaatacatctcccaatcatttgcactccttccatttttctttcacagAAAACTTTTCTACTTCAACTACATTTCAactaggttacatttgatttaactGACTTTcggcattaatggacaccccttCCCCTATTAGTCCgttgaaatatatgataatcCTTCAGTTATCAGAAAATACCCCATCAATTATGTGTGCTGTATACTGTGTCAGGCATGCTTTACAAGCTCCATGACTAGTGACAATCCATGCTGTAAGTCATCCATGAAATTCATAAAAACAAAAATGTGCAGAAAGTCATGCATTACAAAAAAATTACTGTTTAGTGTATGTAATGACTACCTACAAAGAAAATTATGATTCAAAAAGTAACATCTGGAACCACCAAATAAGTTTATCAACCACCTTTGAAGCTAGTGATTTTTCAAAAAGTAACACCTGTTACTATTGTATTTAGAATTCTTTGGTCCCTGTGAAGGAAATTACACCTCTGAATAAATTAAAAATAGCATGAAATAAATGACTGCTAATGGGTCTCTATGGCATTACATCAAAACCCTTAATGTCTATAAGAAAAGTAATGTGCTACATGGGAGGTCATGAAAATATAAACagatttttttcatatctatgttAATACCTGAAATAAGAAGACCTCTTTAGTGGATTGAAAATCATATTAGTAGGATGGAACAGGCGACACACCAGAGGTGCCTCTTCTAAGTGTGTTAGAGTAACCAGTGGCATGTCGCAAGACTTGGTCTTACAGTTGCTGTTATTCCTGATTGATATCATTAAGTCAACAGAAGGACCAAATTCTTACTTGAATACATTTgtggatgatgcaaaagtcatgagaaGAGTAACAAGTGACCCAAAAAGGAACTTGGGTATGTTCCAAAATTGGTaagatacatggctgatgaattGCAACCCAAGCAAAAACTAAAAAAACAAAGATGGGTCACAGATGAAGACGGTCTTGAATATGGCTATAATCTGACAGGAAATCACCTTCATGGATCTCTGTGAAAGAGTCAAAGGGGTCAACATGGTACCTTAGCTATTACCAGAACACGTTAGACCTCTTTCAGCAAATGGTCCTGCGTaactataaatataaaaaaatgagacTTCTTAAGGAGGTAGATTCTCTGCTGGTTATCATTTGATATGTGTTAATGTACATAAATAAGCAAATGTTCAGTAAGACATATTATCTGCTGGGTGATATCTAAAATGTACTAAAGACAtagataaagaaatgttcaataaaAATTTGCTACTTATAACAGACCTAGATTAGAATATATGTCTCAATATGGTTAGCGCAGTTACAGAAACCTAAATATCTAATAGAGGTGGTCCATAGAATATTAATGAAGACTGGTGTGTGATATGAGAGCTGAGCCCATCAATAATTCAAATGACAACGTCCTCAGTGAAGTTCTGTGAAAAATGCTAAGAAAGTACAGTGAGTTCATAGCAAGAATCTAATCAAGAAACTTAATCTAAAAGATGTCTGATTTCATAGAATTAGagctgtggatgaatggaataagttaaGTGATGAAACTGCAAGCTGTATACATCAGGCTAAAAAGTTGTTTGTTAGTAAAAAAGTTTCAAGAGATGGCACCCAATCAGAATAGGATTCCCTCCTTGTTGCTGTACTGATGTGTAATTATGAGTAAATGATTGATCATCTCTAATCTATTACTTCACAGATTAATAAGATATTAATAAGAATAGCAAAGCTTAAAAACACTAACAGCAAAGAGCAGATATGGTAAATCTAATGCTTAAATGATGACCAATGGGAAATACAGATAATATATCACTAATGGAAAATTCACCAATGAATTCAATATAGCCAACATCTTTATAAAAATCACCATTGCACTGTTGTAAACAAACACATCAGTAAATTCCTTACTTTAGCTCAGTTATCATGTAGCATGCTCAAAGCAATACTTGCAGAATTAATAGAGCTAATTTACAGTGAAAGGCTGGAGGTTTTAAATTCCTCcaccttggaaaagagaaaagtgaggagtgacatgatcacaacctttaggtttttaaaagagatcaactatatggacagtgaacagttatttAAGAGATGTATGGATAGAGCAACgataggacataacatgaaattaagtaagaaacttgttatagTAAAAAAGTGGTAaatgaatggaaatgaatgaTTGGGGACATGAATTTAAGAGACTGAATGAAAGTAGAGAATGACAACTACTTTTAAGGGACTGATGAGATCGAAAACAAAGTGGGATGAGTTCTAGTACCATAACATTAGCCAGCTATATAAGTTTGTTACAACAGTGTTGTTTTTAAGCAGAATTTCTCAGACCATCCTTGGAAAACATTACAGTCATCAGTTCTCCTCCACATTAAGGTAAACTGACAGTGAGTGAGAGATCTTTATATATCATCAAGTGCTCAAGGTGATTTTAAAACCCTTCCCTGTCAACTTTGTATTATGCTTTAAAATAATAAATGACCTATATTGTCCATTACAAAATGCCATATCACAATCTTCTACAGCAGTCTTACAAAAAGTGAGTATTTTCCTTAGCAGATGAAGTTTAAAGTATTTCTATTCACATTTCTTTTAAACAGCTGAAATATACTAAATACTATAAGAAATTGATTATAACATACCTGAAGTCTCCTTGTTTCTTCATCTTTGATATTGACCTCTTCTTGAATACGCTGAACTTCCTCTTGTTTGGTCTGGATTTCCTCCTCAAGCCTTGCCTTTTCCCCTGCTTCCATTTCCTTAGCCTCCTCCAAACGTACCATCATTGCTTGCAGCTCTTGTTGCTTTTCCTCCAGTTGAATCTTGGCAGCCTGCAACTCTTTGAGTTGTTCTTCTAAACGACGAATTGTTTCCTGAGCTTCATTAAGCTCTTTTTGACGATGATCCATTTCTACATGCATCTGTGTAAGACGTACTTCATACTCTTTCTGCCTCTTTTCTGCTTCCTCACGTAAGGACATCTCACGAGCAAGTTTTTGTCTGTTAAACAGCTATTTTGTAGTTTTTATATTTAGCAGTTAAAAAATATCACACTATCCTGCTTACATCATAATAATCATAGCACATACCTCTAATTTCTTCTGCGGTTAATCCCCTTATAGATCAAACACTTACTCAAATTCAATATTCCATGAATACCTTCCTTTCTTCAACTATCCCAGCATCTGTACATTCATGATGTCATTTACTAATATTTCTAGAGTTAATATATACTCACTCAGTAATTGTGATTCATATAAACTAAGTTAAAGTGACTGAAGGGAAAAAGTTATTTTTCTATAAAATGTTGAGGCTTAAGCATTTGAAAAAATGGACTAACCTTCATAACAATGCCAAGAAAATGCAAAGCTTTCAACCACTATTTCATACAAAGCTAATTCTACCAGGGTTTGTTGACAAGTATCTCCCCCACACTGCCTGTTTAGCTGTATATGCTCTGAACTTATCATACATAATAGCTAGTGTTGCTAATCCTATTCTGAGTTCAGAAACAAACTGTCAACTTAGTAAGAGCCAGGATAAAGGAAAACTGTCATAAAGACAAGTATATCTACAACAGATTGAATACCTAATAAGTAAATTTTTTGTCAAAGATATGCAGCAAATCCTACTGACATATGACCACTGCTTCTTCACTGCTCTGTCTTTTTCCCTATATTTCAAAAGCAAAGTAAAACAAAAGTAAAGAACAGAGTTTGTTTAGTAAAGATGAGAAGGCATATAGAATTAAGATTCCAAACTGAATCAGTATTTGTATGAGGTACATCTTTCATAAGTTAAATGAAGCAGATTGCTTGACTATTTAAAAGTGtacaaatttattaaaaaggactCACGTTGCACGTTTCCTAGATTCCTTTTCTTCTCTTGCTTGAATCTTCATTTGCTGAACTTCAATTGTGTCAGCTTTACGACGACGTACATATAGGTTGTGGTTTCCTGTACAGAGAGCCAGAATAGTCTTGTTCACTCTTACATGGGATGCAGTAAAGACAAAGTCAGGAGATTTCTTTTCAATGGGCTTGATGACAAATTTTCGGTTGTGGAAGGTTATGTTGCGAATTTCAGCCCATGGGAACCCAATCTTAGGCGTAAGCCTGTTGAATAGATAATGAAGATATGTTTATTATGTGGATGTAAAAGAGCACACTGACAAAGTGAGCTGGAAAAGATTGTGTAGTACATTCGGTAAGAGATGCAGAGGGCATTTTTAATTAACACACCAAAGAAAGACTACAAACCACTTTAGCAATAGCACTGCAAAATGTGCTCAAATTAACTTTAACCATGATGTACTGGATCCAGAATTCTGAGAACAATATTGGGTGTGCAGCAAGATGACTGTAAGAAATGACACCATAAGGATACGGTGGTGCTCTAAGTGCAGTCTGATCAAAAGAGATGCCCTGGATGTGCTGATATGGTTCaagcatatggagaggatgggtgacaAAAGACTGGCTAAAAAAtctatgcatcagaagtggaagaaGCTATGGACAGGGGTAGACCAAGAAGGAGATGGGATTATGGAGTGAAAGGGCCTTTAAGATACCATAACTTGAATATTCAGGGAAGATAAGAGGCAtgtatgggatagaatgaattggtctgatgtggtatacaaaggaTGATGTGCAGTCACTGggttgaactaaggcatgtgaagcagtcaggggGATTTGGCTGTGCATGGTTTGCCCTagtttcagcgcattatacatgaaaactaagagtggatgtaagcaaatataGCCATCTGTTCTTGGTATTGCCTGGCTAAGGTCAGAAATGGCAAACAATTATAGAATACATATTTTCTATCCTCTAAAATGATATTCTATTTTAAACTGTCCGTTAAGAATATCATACTTGTTTGACAACTTACAGGTCATTTCTATCAAAGACATTGATTCCAAGAGCATCAATACCAAGGGCAAGCTTTGTGCCCTTCTTGTTCTCAATATCAAAGTAGTTGACACCATACATTTCTGTGTCCTGAGCCAACTTCAGGTACTCCAACATGGCCTCATCTCTGCAAGCAGTAAAATTATTAGATGCAAAGCAAGATAATGTCTGCGTTCACAGCTAAGTACCACTTGAGTACAAACACAAGAACAAGGGTGAGAAAAATCTAAAATTCCATAAATTTATGCCCCTGGATGCCTAAGCAAGGACATAGAGAGAACAGTCTAACTACTTATGTTAACATCCCTGggaatgtagaaaaaaaaggaaacaaaagaatattTGAGAATCTGGTAAGAATGATATCCTTTTACCACTTGCCAAAGCTAGCCCA includes these proteins:
- the LOC139753587 gene encoding moesin/ezrin/radixin homolog 1-like: MPKTLNVRITTMDAELEFAIKPTTTGKQLFEQVVRTIGLREVWFFGLQFVDNKGFTTWLVLDKKVLPQIGSKHESPLQFKFRAKFYPEDVGEEIIQEVTLRMFYLQVKNAILSDDIYCPPDAAVLLSSYAVQVKYGDFEPEYHKPGFLANDRLLPQRVMEQHKLTREAWEEKITRWHKEHKSMMRDEAMLEYLKLAQDTEMYGVNYFDIENKKGTKLALGIDALGINVFDRNDLLTPKIGFPWAEIRNITFHNRKFVIKPIEKKSPDFVFTASHVRVNKTILALCTGNHNLYVRRRKADTIEVQQMKIQAREEKESRKRATQKLAREMSLREEAEKRQKEYEVRLTQMHVEMDHRQKELNEAQETIRRLEEQLKELQAAKIQLEEKQQELQAMMVRLEEAKEMEAGEKARLEEEIQTKQEEVQRIQEEVNIKDEETRRLQAEVEEARRKEEEATLALLSASTAPRVSRQSSSSSSSESEDEKEREVRRVEATIQQSSYNGFDGRDKSSSSNSTSRSATPSAASHALEEVSMDSEPQESTREDFSAIRRMKLLEEVKLSLLLDQKPEGMSTLDKIHNKNSNEGKTKYRTLREVRKGNTKRRVDQFENW